Genomic segment of Salvia splendens isolate huo1 chromosome 12, SspV2, whole genome shotgun sequence:
catacctgccaggtttccgttctcctggttcccttgttcgatcttgggttgtttccgactcaaggcatatgctctagcctgaggAGGTAGTCTTGGGCGGTAGGGTTGTTCTGGTCGCGGTGGTTGATCGCGATTTCCCCTTGACTCTATTTGTGGCGCCCTTGGCTGCATGCGGGGTACTTGAGTGTTCTGTCTTGAACTCATCGCTACCCCCTTGCTCGGGCATTCTCTAGAGAAGTGACCGTTTCctccacagttaaagcacttaggggtgctctggattctacactctccaaagtggtacttggagcacacgttgcattggggtggcttggGTCGGAAGTCGCCTCTCTGGTTAGATGAGTTTTGCCTTCCCCCATATTGCAGTTGGTTCTGGGTGTGCTgatacctcttgttgtcatatgGGATTCTGTTTCCCTCCCACTTCCGCTTCTCTCgggagtggtgtggtggaggtagtgCCAAGGTAGTGTTTTCCTTTGCtttctccttgggcatagctgcctcaatgtctAGCGCAAGGGCCAGTGCTTCCACATAGGGAagtctcccacgactagccaacgacATCCTTATCTCTGGCCGTAGTCCCTCACAGAACTTCTCGGCCAGCTTCTCGTCGGTATCGACTTGTTCAGGTGCGTATCGGGTCATGTTGTTGAGCGCACGGTCATACTCGGTCACAGTCATGCGTCCCTGGGTTAGATTGTAGAATTCTGCCGCCTTTGCTTTCCGATAGCTCTTGGGCACATACTTATTATACATCTCGGCCTTGAAACCTTCCCATGTCATCCCCGTTACTTGctctcggggcattgtcttcatccgtgtgtcccaccagaagtcagcagactcggttagttggtaggtcacacaactcaACCGTTCTTTGTCATTGCACCCCAAGATTGCGAAAATGTGCTCCAATGAGCGTATCTAAGATTCGGCCTTGGCcggctctcccattccatcaaagacgggaGGTTTCTGACCTAAGAACAACTTCACGATCTCACGGTCAACCGGAGGTGGAGAAGTTGGTGGCGGAGGGATGGGTTGCGTCACACTCTCCTCCATCGCCTGAGGGGTAGGTTCGGGGTTCCCACGTCTTATgttacgtcttggcggcattctattttatcacaagaattattattgtatttattcgAAATCCCAAGAACAGTTGTGTGGTATAGTTGAAAGGTGGAAATCAAAGGGAAATTGCATCATAGAATAATAAGGAGCTTTTGCAAGACACTGCATCGAATataactgcataaaatgatagcaagAGAGCAATCACCGAATGGTGTAGCAAGAGGCAATTGCGTCGCAAGGTAGCAAATGAGTGATTGCTCAACAAGATAGTAAAGGATAGGAGACAATTTGTACAATAGAGTGGCAATCATAGGTTTCCAATAGAATGGTAAAAGACAACGATAGTAGGATATGATTGTGTAATAGGACAACAAAAGACAGTTGTATAATGAGATGGCTAGGATGGTTTCAAATTATGGTAAGAAACAATTGTACCATCGAGTAGCAAAGATAGTATGTCACAAATAATTGTGCAATTAGGAAAAGGACGATTACAATGTAGTGTAGCAAAAGGTAATCGCACAGTTTGAACAATAAGAAATGATATCAAGTTATTGCACAATAGAGTAGCAAAAGACAAAAATTTCCATAGGATTATCAAATGTTGCCTCCAAGAGGTCTTAGTtccatcatcatcaaaacaaaagggtaaaacaacgtggaaagagaaaaactaGAGTCAAGCAAAACGGTAAAGtatcaaaaagaaaataaaacatgggaaattgaaataaaatattccagAATTATCATGTTTAATCTTTTCCATCCTTATCCTCCTTCGCCCCGGTCTCTCCAACGCTCTCTCTATTtgggtcctcctcctcctcgggttcCTCCTCCTCAGGATCCTCCTCTGGAtcctcttcctcactttcttcCTCGACACCTACGGGTGGAGGTACTATCCCGGGCATCCCATCGACCTCTCTGTCGATTCTTAGAGGGTATGAAACGCGCATCCcgagtctcattctcttagGAACACGGGAGACATGTGGCTCCATGTCGCAGCGATTCCTTCGCATGCGGGCTTGAATAGGcggatagatatgtggaggtggAGCACGTGGCGGTCCGTCAAAAGCAGTTGTCATAGCCGGAAGTAGCACCTCTATAAGGCCAACCAAATCACCCCACGCGGTGTAGTCAGGCGGGCTATACCATATGAAAAACCGAGATGCCTGAGCGGTCCACTCGTCCCAAGGCGGTGGTAaagtgtggatgagcttttggaTCCCCTCGTGATGGGTGGCTCCCCCATACGCATAGACGTTCATCCACTTATCATAAAATCCGGTAACATAGGACATAAGGAAAAGCTTCCCATCCCACTCGTAGTCTTGGTAGCGCTCAACTGGGTGGTCCCTATTGCTGGAGTAACGATTTGGCATCGGGGTATAATACTGATGGACCATCTAAAGGGACAACAAAGAAAACTCAGCATCAGCACAAGGATCGAAAGAATAACAGTGTATGAGTTTTCGAATGATGCTGAGAATGTGATGGGTGCGTATAAATCCCCAACGACGGAGGTGTGAGGGTGGTATCATATCAAGAATGAAAGGGATTTTATTTCCGAGGCAAAGGTTTGTGCGTTTTCGCATTTCGTTAATTCACGATATATTCCCACGCGTCGCTTGCCTTGAGTTAGGCGTTTCGTGCCTCCACGTTcgacattaaaaaataaaattcattcaTCCATGATTTACAATTATATATAGCAGCATGCTCAAGTTCTTTCACATAGATATTATCTCGTAAGGCAAATGAACAATCACAATCATATAACACTTCATTCATCCAACGTATATAGGTTTAACACGTATTCGAGTAGCATATACAAGTTCATTGTCTTAACAACATTCGTCATCTTGGGCATAAGAGCAAATATCAATTGCATATCCATGCATATCAATTCATTCATGCAAGAGTAATATTCCCAACATTTCAcagttcatatcaaaattccatcaacatacttgttacctcattcctcgtggttgggcagggacgagttgtggtgttgagcttccgatgtttatcatttagccaaattacacatgcacagattttgactcaaaaagactcttgggtccagagcggaaagaactgaggctctgataccaaactgtcacgaccgccccctagggttaataaaagcgggcaatcgcgacttaaagggggTTTTAAAGGACATTCAAAGAAGGCTagggttttcaataaaagtgtgaccaaaatttaggtttaataaataaaacgaccaagagtaattacgtttaataaataaaggactaagggtttagcatttattcaaaagtaACGAGTTTTCAAATATCCTAAATGAAacagttttaatttaaataaaagtatgtaaagaaaacatcacagcagaagcatccaagagaagagtgacgtcatgtgtgaagacacaacgacactcggagtttcaaaacgaccatagtttattattaattcctgctcaacaccaccaaccgctcgtcgctgctcaacctgcatatagagaaaacatatgcagggctgagtacttttgaaaatactcagtggctcatgcccgaaaacattttgataagagtacatattatcatgccatacgtaggtaaccatcggggtttgagcttttataaaggcccgaggcaccaaaatattttccattgttcaaaatagcgactgcgcagtcatttttccccatcgtcatcaaccatatctgccaatacatgacaaggaatgcggccgcaaaccaggtcactagactggccagcccgtacgctagcacacagtctaccataggtgtacactaatccaagtagggtttgcggccctacgagtacccgaattcgatttatataacagtggcaacaaccacatcagataggcatgttaaaacaaatcacgacatgataatcgctttaaaccacccttataacaccacgtaatattttcggaaaaataaagaggtttgaaaagaagcccacctcgatcctttagatttcaagtttcgcttttcctttgatatcacgctttacgcacgaattttcacctttGGATAAGGTATTCCCAATTAGTCACTAACATGGACTTAGTATTATGCATGTCCTtaatttttcccttttcccaacaacaaatggaaatcacatcatagcataacatctttgcatatcacatcatctcgtcacatatataattcatgtatgccattcaaaacatagttatttt
This window contains:
- the LOC121757613 gene encoding uncharacterized protein LOC121757613, whose protein sequence is MPNRYSSNRDHPVERYQDYEWDGKLFLMSYVTGFYDKWMNVYAYGGATHHEGIQKLIHTLPPPWDEWTAQASRFFIWYSPPDYTAWGDLVGLIEVLLPAMTTAFDGPPRAPPPHIYPPIQARMRRNRCDMEPHVSRVPKRMRLGMRVSYPLRIDREVDGMPGIVPPPVGVEEESEEEDPEEDPEEEEPEEEEDPNRESVGETGAKEDKDGKD